The Malaclemys terrapin pileata isolate rMalTer1 chromosome 2, rMalTer1.hap1, whole genome shotgun sequence nucleotide sequence ATTGCCTAGGACCTTGGCCCATCCCCCTAAGCACAGTACATCCATAAGCAAACAGAGTAGCtttacaaagtaaaaactatttccccatgctaatttttcccccctactgttactcacaccttcttgtcaactgttggaaatgggccatcctgattatcactacaaacattttttttctcctgctgataataacccaccttaattgatcactctcgttacagttggtatggcaacccccattttttcatgtcctctgtgtatatatatcttcctactgtattttccactgcatgcatctgatgaagtgggttttagcccacgaaagcttatgctcaaataaattggttagtctctaaggtgccacaagtacgcctcgttctttttgcggatacagactaacacggctgccactctgaaaagAGTAGCTTGTGTGAACGGAGAGCAGATTTTGAGAGCAGGGTAAGGCAGGTGAATTGGCCTCTTGGATCTTGCTCTGGGGCATTGAACAGCATAGTTTCCTCTTTCACTGTAAGCCTCTAAACAGGGCCACCTCCCATGTCCTGCCTTGCGTACAGGAGGGCGTGGTAGCTACAGATGAGCTGTGTGGTAAATAGGCCTTTGTGTCCTTACATTACTAGCGTGGGCAATGGCAGAGGCCCGGGGCAGTGAAGAGTAAATGCCTCTCCTCAGCCTTGGTTTGCAGGCTCCTGAGAAGTCAGATGTGAATTGGCCCCTTTATTTTAGCAGCCAGTAGAAAGAAGCAGCAGGGTCTGACAGAGACAGTCCTGACTATGCATGTCATGGGGTCACAGCAGAGGGGATGGATTGTGGTCATGTGGCTGAAGCACAGGCCAGACATGCAGGAGACCAGGGTCTTAGGCCCAGCTCTAGCACTGATCGTTCCTAATGGTGGAAGTGTCCATTGCTTGAACCCTATGCTGAGGAGGACTTTACATTGGGGCAGCCTGGGTGTCCATCCAGTTCAGTGTCCTGCCTcccacagtggctggtgccagccgcttcagaGGCAAGTACAAAAGGCCCCTAAGGGATTATGATGGGAGACCGTGCTCcacaggggaagtttcttcctaatgaGTCCGTTAGTGGCTGGCTTGTGCCTTGAAGCAGATGGGTTTATATCCCTTCAAATTGTTTTAATCCTGAGTTCTCACATGCATCAGCGTTCATGTTGTGTTCCCCGTCAGTACCTGGCCCTGGCCGGAGAAGCTAAttatccaaccagcagaccaaattcggtgatgaatcctggtcacgtgccacctgagacATGTTGTGCATACGCTAAGAAGACCATCCATGTAAATGTCTGATTCTTTGACTCTTCCTGAACTCTTGGTCTCAGGGATCCTCTAacagtggcagtgagttccgcaAGTTAATTGTGCATCAGTGTCCCATTGTCCTtgtcttatagaatcatagaaatgttgggctggaagggacctcgggacgtcatcaagtccagcccattgcgctgaggcaggactaagtaaacctagaccagccctgacaggtgtgtgtccaacttgctcttaaaaccctccaatgatggggattctccaacctcccttggaagcctgttccagcgCTGAACTCCCCTTATGGTTAGAAAGTTTATATGAGAAAGGGTAAATAGGAGCACCCGATCTGCCATCTCTAGGCCATTCATTAGTTTATACACCTCTCTCATGGCTTCTCTTCTTAGCTTCCTCTCCTTGCAAAATGGTTCTCATCTTCCCAGTGTCTCTTCATACAGAAATCTCTCTGGGCTTTTAATCATGGTCAGAGCCTGTCTTGGAATCTCCTCTATATCTGCTGCGACTTTTTTGACGACATTCTGGTCAGACCTCAACCCAGTATTGCAGCTGGAGGCGCACCACGGCGTGGCATGGCATTGTCACGGTTTCTATCACATCCGTCATCCCCCCAACATAGTAGGTTTGGGTTTTGACTGTGGCTGGCGAGAGGCTTTCattgagtttcagagtagcagccgtgttagtctgtatccacaaaaagaacaggagtacttgtggcaccttagagactaacaaatttattatttattattattacaaaagcttatgctctaataaatttgttagtctttaaggtgccacaagtactcctgttcttttttcattgaGTTGTTCACGGTGGTTGAAAGCCTGACCCCAGGGAagtgagtgggagttttgctattgagttcAGTAGGGACCATGACACCCAGTCTATTGTCTGAGTGTTTAGAGTTAGGTTTTTAGAACTCAGCAATGTCTGCTTCCAATGAGACATAAGAACGGATGTcatccagctagcccagtatcttgtcttctgacagtggctagtgccagatgcgtcagaggaaatgaatagaacagggcaatttattgggtgatccatcccctgttgtccagtcccagctcctggcagtcagagacagcacccagagcatggggttgcattcctgaccctCTTAGGGACTAGCCActgatggccctatcctccatgaacttatctagatcttttttaacccaattatacttttgaccttcacaacatcccctggcaacaaggttcacaggttgactgtgtggcgtgtgaaaaaatacttccttctgattgttttaaacctgctgcctgttaatgtcattgggtgaccctggctcttgtgttatgtgaaggggtaaataacacttagtcactttctccacacaactcatgattttatagacctctgtcatatcccctcttagtcacttcttttctaaactgaaccatcccagtctttttaatctctccgaGTACAGAAGCGGTTCtataccctaataatttttgttgcccttctctgtgtcTTTTCCATATCTTTTCTGAGAGGGGGtcgaccagatctgcatgcagtattccagatatGGGcagaccatggatttatatagtggcattatgatattttctgtcttattatctatccctttcctaaccattcttaacgtgtttttttttagcttttttgactgccactgcacattgagtgaatgttttcagagaattatccacaatgactccaagatctctttcttgagtggtaacagctaatttagaccacatcatttagtaggtgtagttgggattatattgttcattgtgcattactttgcatttatcaacactgactttcatctgccattttcttgcccagtcacccagttctgtgagatccaTTTGTAGCTCTTCTgaatcagctttggacttaagtgTCTTGAGTAATTGTATATAATCTATTAATTGGATATAGTtatagctcacgaaagcttatgcccaaataattgtgttagtctctaaggtgccacaaggactcctcgttgcttttcctgatacagactaacaaggctacccccctgaaacctgtctatagtctgcaaattttgccacctcactgtttactcctttttccagatcatttatgaatatgttgaacagcacaggtcccagaaTTGATCCTTGGGGGAACCCAAAGTACCAAAGAATCCCCTTGCATATGCCAACTTGCTACTCAATCGCCTGCCTTAACCAGGGTCTTCTAATACAAGCAGATGAGTAGCTGGGACCCCCTCATCACACCTACTTAACGAGGCTGACCTTGCTCCTAAATGCACTGCATCCTACGCAAACCAGCCACAATCCTCCGAGCTGGCTGCCTGTGTACTCTGCTAGGTGTGGGCAGGCAAACAGGTTTTGTCAGTGAGGTTGGACTCCTATGCCAGAGATTGCCCTGAGCCGCTCCCTATGGAGGAAGTTGCCACTTAAACTGGGAGGGATGTTAGATAATAGAGAGCCTTAAACAtgtgagggaaggagagagctaCCAGGGCCTGAATGGGAGCTCCCAGGCAGCAAGGAGGTGGCATGGATGTGCTTGGGAGGTAGGGGAAATTCTCATGATCCCCAGGGAGGAATCTAGGTGGGCTATTTTGCAGGGGCCCCCAGAAATCCCAGGCCCAGTCCTGAGAGGGGGAAATATTGTgatgaatagggttaccatattttgtccctcctaatggaggacactcccgggggccccgcccacgtcccccgccccaactccgccccctcccaaagtctccgccccctcccctgcttcccgggaagcctgaagcaggtaagggggggtgtggggaggaggaggcgcggcccagcccaggctggctcccccggcggctccagcctgggtcggctcgggccccggccgaccacccccggcggcccggcgcaccccccggctcccggccccccggcccggctccccgaccccggcccggctcccagccccgcgggcccggcccggcctggcaccatgcccccggccccgcacaaagaggccccggccgagcctcccgattttcccggacatgcccggcttttggggatttccccccggacggggatttgagcccccaaaagccggacatgtccgggaaaatccggacgtatggtaaccctagggttaccatatttcagcgagcaaaaaagaggacgggaggagccccgccctagccccgcccctgcccctcccacttcccgccccccctgacctcccaaccctccccccgttccttgtcccctgactaccccctcctgggacccctgcccctaactgccccccaggactatctaagcctccctgcctcttgtcccctgactgccccaacctttatccacacccccacccccagacagacccctgggactcccacgccccatccaaccactccccaccccctgacagccccccccagaactcccaacccatctaaacccctctgctccctgtcccctgactgctccgatccctctccgcactcctgccccctgacaaccccccccagaactcccaacccatctaaacccctctgctccctgtcccctgactgctccgatccctctccgcactcctgccccctgacagccccccccagaactcccaacccatctaaacccctctgctccctgtcccctgactgctccgatccctctccccactcctgccccctgacagcaccccccagaactcccaacccatctaaacccctctgctccctgtcccctgactgctccgatccctctccccactcctgccccctgacagcccccccagaactcccaacccatctaaacccctctgctccctgtcccctgactgctccgatccctctccccacccctgccccctgacagctcccccccagaactcccagccccctaccccccccgctccttgtcccctgactgccccctcctgggacccctgctcctaactgccctccagaaccccaccccctacctaagactccctgttccttgtcccctaactgccccctcctaagacccccccccaactgcccaccaggaccctaccccctacctgtaccctgactgcccaaaactttctccactccccccaaaaagccccccccgtttcttgactgccccctccagaacctccctgccccttctcctgcccccccttaccctgctgctcagaacagggtgttgggctctgtgcgagccggacacgtggctgagctccccagcacatcaaaacccggtccctggccctgcacaacaaaacccggtccctggtccggaccgggttgcaggggagagctgcccttgtatcagcacaaagtgctctcgctcccgttttgctaccctgcatggcagaaaccgctcccagttgcaaaaggggagggctgcactttgtgctgagacacttgctcagaatgcagggcggagctcctctccagctgctccggagtccagcccgggactttcctgcagccctcccagccgctccgggggagggggaaatcccggacattgtgagtgctttacaaattccccccggacgctatttttagcacaaaaaggaggacatgtcccggtaaatccggacgaatggtaaccctagtgatgAACCTAGACAGGATCCCATCTCCGCTCCTGAGTGGTATTGAGAACATCTCAGTGCGGCAGAATCTGTCCAGACAAGTCTCTGTATCTCCCCTTCTCTGGGTTCTGGTAGTGATTTTCTAGCCCTGGCTTCTCCCCCTGGAGCTCGCCAGTGGTATTgggcgtgtgcgtgtgtgtctcaGAAATCAAGCAGCTGGGACGGAAAATTTGCACCTGCTTGTTGACTCTCTCTACTCTTCCTTGTCCAGTGCATAACCCCGGAGCTGCTTCAAGGGAAACACCTCATCAGCCACGCAGCAAAGCTTGTTCCCGTCACCGCCTTCAGACATGTACCAGGGAGTAGCCTGGAGGATACGTAGTGAGAGAGAACGAAAGACCACAAGGGAGGGTGGCTTTGGAGGGTGCTACTACCACTCAGAACAGCAGACGAGGGGAACAACTGCAGACAATCCTAGCGCTGGGGTACTCTCGGTGAAAATGTCTCCAGGGGCAGGGCCGACTCTATGCACCAGCAaagtaagcaggtgcttggggtggcacatttgcaggggcggcattcAGGccatcttgttgttgttgttgttgtttttgtttgggggCCAGCCCTGCGGTAGACACTCACCCAGGTAGACGCTGTCCCGGCCCCCAAGCTGACGCCGAAGTCCAGGTGGAAGAGCCGCAGCGGGTGGCCAAAGCTAGCCCCGAGACTggggtccagcagcagcagcgcgtcgtacgtggggggtgccctggggccgcTGTGGTTCATGCCACCGGGCCCGGGGGGACCATCCAGCGGGCTCCGACATGTGGGCAcaggacacttgggctgggggcaccccgcggggcacacggagctgcctgcaAGTGCCGCAGGGCGGCCACCCCCCAACGCCGCAgtcggggctgggcgaagcggcctgagccacccaggggctgcggcagggcggccaggagcagcagcggggccatagaggggacaggtgcctggggcgctgccgtgcggggcccaCATCCCGCTCTCCGGAGCTCTGTTCCCCGCTGGCCCCTCCCTCGGAGGTTGCcttgccccggctcctcagccccctgccggggcggtccccccGACTCTGCCCTCCCAAttcccggccggtcctggaggcaggagtcccggctggagggaccctgggctgaggcgtggcccgggagccccgctgcttaccccgaccctgccagcgccggaccggctggaggtgaggggggagtgggcggagtcagGGCCACCCTGGGCGCCGGGAAGGAGTCGGGTGGATGCAGCCTCCGCCCCTGCTAGTGTCATGAGCGGGATGCTGATGACCCGCCCTGGGaatgagttaccagtgacccagggctggggcagcagggggggtgcaggtggggggggaagagcccaggactggggcagcagggatgtgtgtgggggagcccaggcctggggtggggggcagccaacattttttttgcttggggcggcaaaaaacctagagccggccctgtccagggGCCTGGCCCGGGTCGGGGAAAGAGAGCAGCATGGAAGGAGTTAACAATAAATCAAGGCTGGCGGGCTGCTGACAAACTCAGGTCTTTCTTTTCCTAGCGTGACAGCCGAGAAGCTGATTAGACACGGTGTGCATGATACCGGGTCCCCAAAACACGCCAAGGCTTCCCTTCCTTTAttgttatcatttattatttgtacagcaGTCGCACCTAGGAACCAGAGTCACGGACTAGGGCTCCAGCTGTTTTGTATGTACAATTCATGCCTTCTGCTTTGCTCTACAACAGTAAAGGGTAGCTCACATAACACACATGCTCCCGACAACAGCGACAAAGCATGTGTGTCTGCCAAAAGCTGTGTCTCtggcacacaaacacacatgcacggATAGGCACTTGATGGAGCAACAAATGCATCAACTGAGCAGTGCGTCCTTCTCAGAggcacaccacacacacacacacacacacacacacacacacacacacacacacagagtttctgATTCTTAATTAACAGCAGGAACGAAGCTCTTGCCAGGGAGGCATCTGCAGCCAGCTATAAGCGTGCGAGAGAGAGCTGAGCGTGAAGCTGGGGCCTGTGGTTAGCATCCTAGCTGCAGTGGGGAAGCGCCAGGATTCTGTCAGGCTGAAGGCCTCCTCCCCACGCCTCACAGCCCGTTCCTCAGAAGGACGCAGAGGACGCTGGCGGTAAGCCCTGCTGCCATGGTGGCGTAGCTGCTGCCCACGCTGCCCGCCCCGCTGCGGTTGCAAAGGTCGGTATTGCAGCAGGAAACGTTCTGCTTTCCCACGGTGAAGTCCTGGAAGCTCGACTCGCACGACGCAGCGCACTCCTTGTTGATGATACTGAAAAGGCCCACGACGTCTGGAAGGAAGACAAAATGGTTTCATTTTAGGCGGGGGGCCGTGGAAAGGGTCTACTTGGATTGCttgccactgcccctccccctgacaTCAATCCCTGCCCCGTGCATGCCCCAGAAGTActctcccaccccaccagggTCACCCAGAAGGAGGTGGGGGCAAAAAGGGTAGCTTGCCCTGGACCCCCTACCGGAGAAGCCCCTCAACTTGAGTGGTggtgtgacctggtgcatggTGTTACACCACTACTCGggtttggcccagccatcccATCTGTTATGATGGAGGAGGTGCCGGGCCAAATCTGAGcgagtggcactgcaacctggTCCATGGGGCCGCAGCACCACTTAGGTTTGGGGGCCCGGtgacagaggggtggctgggccaaacctgactGGCACAGAAACCCCCATGCACCAGTTTGCAATGCCTGGAACTggaagccaggcccagcccccaggacaggggctgctgcacggggtgtgtgtgtgtggcaggatcACACTCTCTCCCAGGCAGAGTAGAATATGGGGCTTGGGGGCCTGGCCCAGGAGGGGAGctgggatggaggcaggggtgCTCTTCTCGCCTTGACGGAGGGGAAGACTGGGATTGTGGGGCCCCCTTGCTGGGCGGGGGCTCTGCGGTGAGTGCTGTTCAGttagcccctcccctcacccacagACATAAAAGGATCTTGAAGAAGGTGAGGCTAATTCTCTCCCAGAACAGAAACAGCCTGGAGGGCTGTTCTGTTTCCTTGTAGCCTGTTTTCCACTCTCACTTAAGGCCTGAAGGCTTCTAACTACAGGGGTGGAGCAGGCGCCCTGCTATAGGTCTCTATTCACAAGAGgcataggtagggtgaccagacagcaagtgtgaaaaatcaggacgggggtgaggggtaataggagcctatataagaaaaagaccccaaaatcaggactgtccctataaaatcaggacatctggtcaccctaggcataggtgctagaactaggggtgcgggcggggcaccccctggcttgaagtggtttccatcatatccggggtttacagtttggttcaatggctctcagaccCCTCACTGTACAAGTTGTTCAGGCCCCTCTGAcaagagggggcagggctgggagactgagagcaggagggctgggggagccgggctggtctagggaggggaagggaagtggcAGCAGGGGGCCGAGGAGGGGTGCTAGCAGTGTGGAAATCACTTGATTTTgtgtttctttctccctctctgtaATGGTGGGTTCCCCAAAAGAGATAACATGCAGTTGGTAGGTCGCTTTagtcaaaagtttggggaccactgcacggGGGATTCCAAATAGGGCGACCAGCCGTCTCGTTTTTAAAGGgtcagtcccgttttttgggactttttcgtatataggtgcctattaccccgcaccccctgtcccgttttttcacagttgctaacTGGTAACCCTAATTCTAAAACACTACCACAGCCAAGTCGCACTGAATTGAATCAGCCGAGGCAGTTCATAACTGCGACCACAAGAAGGAGCC carries:
- the PSCA gene encoding prostate stem cell antigen, with protein sequence MKAFLVILLAAVLCTEPGGSLKCYTCKTQLSNSKCQTAVTCANSSQACKTDVINVVGLFSIINKECAASCESSFQDFTVGKQNVSCCNTDLCNRSGAGSVGSSYATMAAGLTASVLCVLLRNGL